Proteins encoded in a region of the Orcinus orca chromosome X, mOrcOrc1.1, whole genome shotgun sequence genome:
- the LOC101280036 gene encoding very-long-chain (3R)-3-hydroxyacyl-CoA dehydratase 2 gives MAAAAATAATKGNGGGGARAGAGEASGSRKKKGPGPLATAYLVIYNVVMTAGWLVIAVGLVRAYLAKGSYHSLYYSIEKPLKFFQTGALLEILHCAVGIVPSSVVLTSFQVMSRVFLIWAVTHSVKEVQSEDSVLLFVIAWTITEIIRYSFYTFSLLNHLPYLIKWARYTLFIVLYPMGVSGELLTIYAALPFVRQSGLYSISLPNKYNFSFDYYAFLILIMISYIPIFPQLYFHMIHQRRKVLSHTEEHKKFE, from the coding sequence ATGGCGGCAGCCGCGGCGACTGCAGCGACGAAAGGGAATGGGGGCGGCGGGGCCCGGGCCGGGGCCGGCGAAGCCAGCGGCTCGCGAAAGAAAAAGGGCCCGGGGCCTCTGGCCACGGCGTACCTGGTCATCTACAATGTGGTGATGACCGCGGGGTGGCTCGTTATAGCTGTTGGTCTGGTCAGAGCATACCTGGCTAAGGGTAGCTATCATAGCCTTTATTATTCCATTGAAAAGCCTTTGAAATTCTTCCAAACTGGAGCCTTATTGGAGATTTTACATTGTGCAGTAGGAATTGTTCCATCTTCTGTTGTCCTGACTTCTTTCCAGGTGATGTCAAGAGTTTTTTTAATATGGGCAGTGACACATAGCGTCAAAGAGGTACAGAGTGAAGACAGTGTCCTCCTGTTTGTTATTGCCTGGACAATCACGGAAATTATCCGTTACTCCTTTTATACATTCAGTCTATTAAACCATCTGCCGTACCTCATCAAATGGGCCAGGTACACGCTTTTCATTGTGCTGTACCCAATGGGAGTGTCAGGAGAATTGCTCACAATATATGCCGCTTTGCCCTTTGTCAGACAGTCTGGCCTATACTCCATCAGTTTACCTAACAAATACAATTTCTCTTTTGACTATTACGCGTTCCTAATTCTGATAATGATCTCCTACATTCCAATTTTTCCCCAGTTATACTTCCACATGATACACCAGAGAAGAAAGGTCCTTTCTCATACTGAAGAACACAAGAAATTTGAATAA